GTAAAGCAACTTGTTTTAGAGACCCTGGAAACGCATGAAAACTTAGAATATAGTAAAATTGAGAAGTCCTCTTCAGCCGTAAAAACAAGTAGATGTGATTCTAATGTTGAGAATGTCAAGAGCCAGAGTGAAGTCGTTTTAAAGGCAAACATCCTAGAAGAGAAGCTCAAAGATGTTTTAACACAACGAACATCACCTTTTATTTCCCTACCGAAGCACAGATCCACAGACAGCCCAGAAATTAATGATGGCTATAATTCCAACAGACAATTCAGAATTGAGTTTGCAGATTTGTCACCTTCCCTGTCCAGCTTTGATAAAGTTCCTGATCATCACCATTGCCACCTACAGCTTCCTAGTGATGAAACCTATCAGCCTAGCAGTGATAAAAGCAATACTTGCTTTCATTCATCTGGACAAGAAGCTCTGGAAAATGGTAAAAGGAGTACTTTTTTATCTTCAGATGGAGTTAGTAAGAAATCAGAAGTCAAAGACCTTGGTCCCTTAGAAATTCACTTAGTACCACATACTCCCAAATTTCCAACCCCCAAGCCCAGAAAGACACGGGCTGCTCGTCTGTTACGTCAAAAGCATGTAGATGTGCCTAGTGAAAGTACTGAAGAACCAGAGAATTTAGACAGTGACTCTTCTTGTCTTTTAGAAGCTGGTTTGAAAAACGATAAAATCAGTGTTCTTCATCATAATGTTTTGTGTAACCAGGAACAGGTGGACAAAGTGAAGccaggaaataaaagtgaattgAATGTGGACTGCAGTGGTGACAGACAAAATTTAGTCAGTCCACAGAAAGCTGTGTGTCCTGAAACATCTtcctttgaaaaaatggaaacagattcTAATTTAAGTTCTGACAGCAAGACAATAGATGGTTCTAGTATGTCACTTGCTGTGGACAAAGGGACCAATTTTATAAGGTACAGTACTTTATCTATGAGCCTGCCAAAGCAGCTCAAATTAACCTGCAATGAACATTTGCCTACTACCTGCAATGTGGGAGTGTCTGCCCCTCAAATACAAAAGGAATCTACAATAAAAGGTGAAAATTCCTCAAGAATTGTCCCCAAAAAACCTCAAAGACACAGCTTGCCTGCTGCAGGAGTGCTTAAAAAGGCTGCCTCAGAGGAGATTGTGGAGAAAAGCTCTTATCcctcaaatgaagaaaataattcagagaaaggtCTAGAAAGAAATCACCTTCAGGATGTGTGTGCCCAAAACCTCAGTATGTCATCCTCCTTTGATATGCCTAAACGGGCTTCAGAAAAGCCAGTGTGGAAATTACCTCATCCTATTTTACCCTTTTCGGGGAACCCAGAATCCTTAAAGTCTGTCACTACATCATCAAATAGTGAGCTTTCAACTGCCATAACTAAGCCTCGAGCAAAATCATTATCTGCTATGGATGCGGAAAGGTGCACTAAGCCTTGCAAAGACACTCAGAAGAAAAActctttaaagaagttgctgaACATGAAACTGTCCATCTGCTTCATGAAAAGTGACTTCCAGAAATTTTGGTCCAAGAATAGCCAGCTTGGAAACGCAACTGCAGGCAGCCTCTcaggtggggagaggaaaggacTTGAAAGTGATTGGCATGGCATGTTggtagaagagaagagaagtaaaCCCATCAAGGCGTATTCTGCAGATAACTATAGCTTGGAATctcaaaagaagaggaagaagtccCGGGGCCAGACCAGTGCAGCTGAGTCTTTGGATGACCAAATACTCTCCAGGGAGTCATTATCTCAGGCGCCTTGCAAATCTGTCACAAGTGGCTGTGCCCCAGAGTATGAAAATGTACGCCATTATGAGGAAATACCAGAGTATGAGAACTTGCCATTTATAATGGCCATAGGGAAAACTCCCGAGTTAGAATGGCAGAATTCCAGAAGCATGGAGGACACTGATGCAAATGTGTACGAGGTAGAAGAGCCATATGAAGCTCCAGATGGCCAGTTGCAACTTGGACCCAGACATCAGCATTCCAGGTAACACTTAGGTGCCAGATGGACACTGTGCTTTTGCATTTATCACTGAAATTAACCTCCCAAGAACACTGTGAGATGGGGGGAAGTCACTTGGTAAGAGAGTGGTTTAGTTAAGCacatattaaattatttcaaactgCAGTGTTCTTTTACCATAGTCAGTATGGGTATTTTCAATGCAGGCTTGAAGTAGCTGACTTATTTTAGTAGCTGATTCAAAGAATTTGAACCAGTGGTAGTGTAGATAGTACAAAGGAGACCTAGAACAGCAAGGTTGCAGGCCTCCAAAGCACTAACGTAGAAGGAATAGCAGGAATTTAGGGGAGGAAATTGGCCAGATCAGTGACGTTTATTTGTGAGGTGTAAGAAATGTGTgcagtttgggggtgcctgggtggctcagtcagttgagtgtctgactcgatcgcagctcaggtcttaatctctgTGTCACGTTTGAACCGCacactgggctctacactgggtgtggagcctacttaaaaaaaaaaaagaaaggaaagaaaaaggaatttgtgGAGTTTGAAATCCATGCATTTGCCTATGGTGTCCTCGTCAGTTAAAACCTCGAAATTTACAAAATTTCCTACTCTGACGAttagttattttgctttttgaaaactAATTGCTGGCTTCATATGGATATAGGAAAAACACAGGAAATGGAAAgctattatcttttctttctcattttttaatatgtatttactaCCTCTGGTATCCCTTCTCCAACTTTCTTATTGAAACCTTGACTGTCCTTGATGGTCCAGCTCAGCAACCATTGACTTCATGAAGCTTTTACAGACCTAGTAGGAAGTGTTTATTTCCTATTCTGATCTTCCCATTATGCTGTGGTATCTTTATAGGTTTTATCTCCATTTGTCTTATGGTATAGTTTATACAGTCTGATATTCTGTATTCAGTTTTAAGCTCCACCAAGAGTTTgagttgtatctttttttttttaaagacaattttattttaatattcttagtTGAAAATGAGTCATATTTTTTATCCCTTATGGGGCCAAATGGGGTTTGGAGGGATGAGTAGGTGTTGGTTgggtgaaagaatgaatgaaaaagaaggaaagtaaacaCTGCAGaagctttgttctctctctgtagTCTCAAAGAGGGCCTTCGCATTGCATTTAAAGTGTTGTGTGTATAACATAAAGCACATAGGCCCTTTTTGAAGTCTTCATGCTCTTAGGTCATTAACCTCAAAGTAACCTTTGAGTACTTACAGTGGGACTTTTGTAGAAATAGTGACATAGCAGAGGATCAGAGAATTATCAGGtgaatggaataaataaaaatgtcaagcAAAATTTTATAGTACCAAGTAAAATTGTTCCAATTTCTTTTAGCTTTCAAATGCTCTCCCAGCATGTTTCTTTACTCATCATCTGTGCCCTTCCTCCACTGAGCCATAAAATACTTAGCTTCCTTGCCTGACTTTTCTCATAGCTGACTCCATTCTGCTTACAACTGTCTACTCTGAACATTAGTATTTAGGCAGAAGTCTTTTCCTTGGCATAAATATTTTGACAGAGAATTGAAATTAAgtatccagtttaaaaaaaaaaaatgtgtgttctcATGCTTGTTCTTGTCTCCATGAAATAGTTTTGTTGGGATTGCCCTGTTTTAATATGTTTTTGTATAttatgtgggtgtgtatgtgtctgtgtgtatctggGTGAAAGAGGAATTAATTTAGCTTCTTTATGATATATGATTATCCTTAGCTAAGATGGAGTGTTTTTCTTGAAATTGGAGGTTTCGCCCTCCCATTGACCTTCAGGCTTAAATCCCAAGGATTTGTCATTATTACTAACACCAGCTGTAAACTTCtggaatttgtccattttctgGTATGTTTCTTATGCAGTGAGGGCACTGCTGCTCTGGTGCTGCTGGGAAACCAGGTTGGAAGGGGTTAATGTACACAGCCAGCCAGTGCAGCTGGATAGCATTGGTAAGGAGGGTTCTTTCTCAAGGCCACAGGAAACTGAGGGCGGCTTTGGACAGGTTACAGGCTGTGAAGTAGGGCAGCCTGGTAGAGACTGAGAGAGCTCTGCTTTTGAATTGGCTTTCCATGGAGATTTTTGT
This genomic interval from Mustela erminea isolate mMusErm1 chromosome 6, mMusErm1.Pri, whole genome shotgun sequence contains the following:
- the FGD6 gene encoding FYVE, RhoGEF and PH domain-containing protein 6 isoform X6, whose product is MCSCSSQCVHKLGNRENLCVKQLVLETLETHENLEYSKIEKSSSAVKTSRCDSNVENVKSQSEVVLKANILEEKLKDVLTQRTSPFISLPKHRSTDSPEINDGYNSNRQFRIEFADLSPSLSSFDKVPDHHHCHLQLPSDETYQPSSDKSNTCFHSSGQEALENGKRSTFLSSDGVSKKSEVKDLGPLEIHLVPHTPKFPTPKPRKTRAARLLRQKHVDVPSESTEEPENLDSDSSCLLEAGLKNDKISVLHHNVLCNQEQVDKVKPGNKSELNVDCSGDRQNLVSPQKAVCPETSSFEKMETDSNLSSDSKTIDGSSMSLAVDKGTNFIRYSTLSMSLPKQLKLTCNEHLPTTCNVGVSAPQIQKESTIKGENSSRIVPKKPQRHSLPAAGVLKKAASEEIVEKSSYPSNEENNSEKGLERNHLQDVCAQNLSMSSSFDMPKRASEKPVWKLPHPILPFSGNPESLKSVTTSSNSELSTAITKPRAKSLSAMDAERCTKPCKDTQKKNSLKKLLNMKLSICFMKSDFQKFWSKNSQLGNATAGSLSGGERKGLESDWHGMLVEEKRSKPIKAYSADNYSLESQKKRKKSRGQTSAAESLDDQILSRESLSQAPCKSVTSGCAPEYENVRHYEEIPEYENLPFIMAIGKTPELEWQNSRSMEDTDANVYEVEEPYEAPDGQLQLGPRHQHSSSSGASQEGHNDLDLGLGELPSDEEEDISSSDEDDVSSDSSKGDPDLGDKQNEDTGMKSKVHHIAKEIMSSEKVFVDVLKLLHIDFRNAVAHASRQLGKPVIEDRILNQILYYLPQLYELNRDLLKELEERMSNWTEQHRIADIFVKKGPYLKMYSMYIKEFDKNIALLDEQCKKNPAFAAVVRDFEMSPRCANLALKHYLLKPVQRIPQYKLLLTDYLKNLLEDSGDYRDTQDALAVVIEVANHANDTMKQGDNFQKLMQIQYSLNGHHEIVQPGRVFLKEGTLMKLSRKVMQPRVFFLFNDALLYTTPVQSGMYKLNNMLSLAGMKVRKPTQEAYQNELKIESVERSFILSASSATERDEWLEAISRSIEEYAKKRITFCPSRSLDEADSENKEEVSPLGSKAPIWIPDTRATMCMICTSEFTLTWRRHHCRACGKIVCQACSSNKYGLDYLKNQPARVCEHCFQELQKLDHQHSPKIGSPGNHKSPSSALSSVLHSIPSGRKQKKIPAALKEVSANTEDSSMSGYLYRSKGNKKPWKHLWFVIKNKVLYTYAASEDVAALESQPLLGFTVAQVKDENSESRVFQLLHKNMLFYVFKADDAHSAQKWIEAFQEGTIL